One window of Bacteroidota bacterium genomic DNA carries:
- a CDS encoding class I SAM-dependent methyltransferase yields the protein MSGLTDHLLRTLAAVPPGSRILDLECGDGAVSQALAALGFDVHATMSDTETAVRAQQAVARTHPALGNRVITASPRALGYPDSFFDWVVALGSYDGIKANRLSDALAETRRVLKPGGWVIIAVRDGADISPAWLSYRMQDADFAVAEPPKRDLDDEGPVVRGIFRKVERDVIG from the coding sequence ATGTCTGGCCTGACCGACCACCTGCTTCGGACGCTCGCTGCGGTACCACCAGGAAGTCGCATCCTCGACCTGGAATGTGGGGACGGCGCCGTATCGCAGGCACTCGCCGCGCTCGGATTCGACGTACACGCCACGATGAGCGACACGGAAACGGCCGTGCGAGCTCAGCAAGCCGTCGCGAGAACCCACCCAGCGCTCGGCAACCGTGTAATCACGGCTAGCCCCCGCGCTCTTGGCTACCCCGACAGCTTCTTCGACTGGGTGGTTGCGCTCGGCAGCTACGATGGCATCAAAGCGAATCGGCTGAGCGATGCGCTTGCTGAGACGCGGCGCGTGCTCAAGCCAGGCGGCTGGGTCATCATCGCCGTGCGCGACGGCGCGGACATCTCGCCAGCGTGGCTCTCCTATCGCATGCAGGACGCAGACTTCGCAGTCGCTGAGCCGCCAAAGCGGGACCTGGACGACGAAGGACCTGTCGTCCGAGGCATCTTCCGCAAAGTCGAGCGCGACGTGATCGGCTGA